A region of Bradyrhizobium sp. SZCCHNS1050 DNA encodes the following proteins:
- a CDS encoding efflux RND transporter periplasmic adaptor subunit, with amino-acid sequence MLKRLFFRSAGRLARASLALALVVASCAALADDELKLTPSQAQNLGVRVTHPISSRMDRTLPYPAQIVIPTPQLWVVSAPVAGMITNLAVARGDRVTVGQPLLTLESPSFVSLQRDYLHALAQEGLAAQQLKRNADLFEGKAIPQRVLESSQAEARQASIVVAERRQMLHISGLSDEAIARLSNEAAISATLTVTAPRAASVVEIAVSPGQRLEQAASLVKLARLSPLWAEIAIPATNIGAIKTGAKVDIEGYATPGQVILVSETTDAATQTILVRAEIPNNGELHSGQMAAARIGFISAGESAWEIPYSGLVRRGEQTSVFVATEGGFRLVPVTLLAEDQDHVVIAGPLTDKDEIAIGGISALRGILSRLGQ; translated from the coding sequence ATGCTCAAGCGATTGTTTTTCCGGTCCGCAGGCCGTCTGGCCCGCGCGTCTCTCGCGCTGGCTCTCGTCGTCGCGTCCTGCGCTGCGTTGGCCGATGATGAGCTGAAGCTCACGCCAAGCCAGGCGCAGAACCTCGGCGTGCGCGTGACGCATCCGATCTCCAGCCGGATGGACAGGACGCTGCCTTATCCCGCGCAGATCGTCATTCCCACGCCTCAACTATGGGTCGTCAGCGCGCCGGTCGCGGGGATGATCACCAACCTCGCTGTTGCCCGCGGCGATCGCGTGACCGTCGGACAGCCGCTGCTCACGCTGGAGAGTCCGAGCTTCGTCTCGCTCCAGCGCGATTACCTGCACGCGCTGGCACAGGAGGGACTCGCGGCTCAGCAGTTGAAGCGCAACGCCGACCTGTTCGAAGGCAAAGCCATCCCGCAACGCGTGCTGGAGTCGAGCCAGGCCGAAGCGCGCCAGGCCAGCATCGTCGTCGCCGAACGACGGCAGATGCTGCACATCAGCGGGCTGTCGGACGAAGCCATCGCCCGGCTCAGCAATGAGGCGGCGATCAGCGCGACACTCACCGTGACGGCGCCACGCGCCGCGTCCGTGGTCGAGATCGCGGTATCGCCGGGCCAGCGCCTTGAGCAGGCCGCGTCCCTGGTAAAGCTTGCGCGGCTGTCGCCGCTATGGGCCGAGATCGCGATCCCCGCGACCAACATCGGCGCCATCAAGACCGGCGCCAAGGTCGACATCGAAGGCTATGCGACACCGGGCCAGGTCATCCTGGTGTCCGAGACGACAGATGCCGCCACGCAGACCATTCTCGTCCGCGCCGAGATTCCAAACAACGGTGAGCTGCATTCCGGACAGATGGCGGCCGCTCGCATCGGCTTCATCTCGGCAGGCGAAAGCGCATGGGAGATTCCCTATAGCGGCCTCGTCCGTCGCGGCGAGCAGACCTCGGTGTTCGTCGCCACGGAAGGCGGTTTCCGGCTCGTCCCCGTGACGCTGCTCGCGGAGGATCAGGATCACGTCGTCATCGCCGGCCCCCTCACGGACAAGGACGAGATCGCCATCGGCGGCATCTCGGCGCTGCGCGGCATCCTCTCGCGACTGGGGCAGTAG
- a CDS encoding alpha/beta fold hydrolase, producing MFRPLAAVLAAVVVVCAPARAANYPAPKQGDFVVKDFKFHTGETLPELRLHYTTVGEPTGQPVLVLHGTGGSGGSMLVPTFAGELFGKDQPLDASKYYIIIPDSIGHGKSSKPSDGLKTKFPAYDYADMVDAQHRLLTEGLGIKHLRLVIGNSMGGMHSWVWATRYPDFMDVAVPMASQPTEMAARNWMLRRLMLETIRNDPDYNGGNYTAQPRMMKYAVTAYATASAGGTIAYQLTAPTAAKADKLVEERLATPIPTDANDFIYQWDSSHDYNPSADLDKIKATVMLINSADDERNPPETGVTVDAMKRVANGKLFLIPTSAETRGHLTTGNAKFYAEPLRDLLATAPQRGM from the coding sequence ATGTTTCGACCGCTTGCCGCCGTTCTTGCCGCCGTCGTCGTTGTTTGCGCGCCGGCCCGCGCCGCCAACTATCCCGCCCCGAAGCAGGGCGACTTCGTCGTCAAGGATTTCAAGTTTCACACCGGCGAGACGCTGCCGGAGCTGAGGCTGCACTATACGACCGTCGGCGAGCCGACCGGGCAGCCGGTGCTGGTGCTGCATGGCACCGGCGGCTCAGGCGGAAGCATGCTGGTGCCGACCTTCGCCGGCGAATTGTTCGGCAAGGACCAGCCGCTCGACGCGAGCAAGTACTACATCATCATCCCCGACAGCATCGGCCACGGCAAATCGTCAAAACCCTCCGACGGGCTGAAGACGAAATTTCCCGCCTATGACTATGCCGACATGGTCGACGCGCAGCACCGCCTGCTGACCGAGGGGCTCGGCATCAAGCACCTGCGGCTCGTGATCGGCAATTCGATGGGCGGCATGCATAGCTGGGTGTGGGCCACGCGCTATCCGGACTTCATGGACGTCGCGGTGCCGATGGCCTCGCAGCCGACCGAAATGGCGGCCCGCAACTGGATGCTGCGCCGGCTGATGCTGGAGACGATCCGCAACGATCCCGACTACAACGGCGGCAACTACACCGCGCAGCCGCGCATGATGAAATACGCCGTCACGGCCTACGCCACCGCCTCGGCCGGCGGCACCATCGCCTACCAGCTCACGGCACCGACCGCCGCCAAGGCCGACAAGCTGGTCGAGGAGCGGCTCGCCACGCCGATCCCCACCGACGCCAACGACTTCATCTATCAGTGGGACTCGTCGCACGACTACAATCCGTCCGCCGATCTCGACAAGATCAAGGCAACCGTGATGCTGATCAACTCGGCCGACGACGAGCGCAATCCGCCGGAGACCGGCGTCACGGTCGACGCGATGAAGCGCGTCGCCAACGGCAAGCTCTTCCTCATCCCGACCTCGGCCGAAACGCGCGGCCACCTGACCACCGGAAATGCGAAGTTCTACGCCGAGCCGCTGCGCGACTTGCTGGCGACGGCGCCGCAGCGCGGCATGTAG
- a CDS encoding DUF2277 domain-containing protein, whose amino-acid sequence MCRNIKTLFNFEPPATEAEIQASALQFVRKLSGFNAPSQANEAAFARAVEEVADAARRLLTSLQTQAPPRDREIEAAKARERSAARFGPR is encoded by the coding sequence ATGTGCCGCAACATCAAGACGCTGTTCAATTTCGAGCCGCCGGCGACGGAGGCTGAAATTCAGGCCTCGGCCCTGCAATTCGTGCGCAAGCTGTCCGGCTTCAACGCGCCCTCGCAGGCCAACGAGGCCGCCTTCGCCCGCGCGGTCGAGGAGGTGGCCGACGCCGCGCGGCGGCTCCTGACCTCGCTGCAGACCCAGGCGCCGCCGCGCGACCGCGAGATCGAGGCGGCCAAGGCGCGGGAACGCTCGGCGGCCCGGTTCGGCCCGCGCTGA
- a CDS encoding collagen-like protein → MARNPAGRGLQGPVGPRGPQGQPGRRGPDGQRGKPGPDGKAGPQGRPGPQGPRGEAGPPGKPGPAGPQGPQGEPGAPGTLPTIDQLMPWLEQIFAAYDDYKRNRDREAHEREAELVAVRDIFAATTHDDALDEAFEDDDPHDIDLPKKKKKKKGKKKKKHDKHAQGRDDHDDEGF, encoded by the coding sequence GTGGCAAGGAATCCGGCCGGACGCGGCCTGCAGGGCCCGGTGGGTCCACGTGGCCCGCAAGGGCAGCCCGGGCGGCGCGGACCGGATGGTCAGCGCGGCAAGCCCGGTCCCGACGGCAAGGCGGGTCCGCAAGGCAGGCCCGGCCCGCAGGGGCCCCGCGGCGAGGCCGGTCCGCCAGGCAAGCCGGGACCTGCCGGACCGCAAGGTCCGCAGGGCGAGCCGGGAGCGCCAGGCACGCTGCCGACGATCGATCAGCTGATGCCCTGGCTGGAGCAGATCTTCGCCGCCTATGACGACTACAAGCGCAACCGCGATCGCGAGGCGCATGAGCGCGAGGCCGAGCTGGTCGCGGTGCGCGACATCTTCGCCGCCACCACGCATGACGATGCACTGGACGAGGCCTTCGAGGACGACGATCCGCACGACATCGACCTCCCGAAGAAGAAGAAAAAGAAGAAGGGCAAGAAAAAGAAGAAGCACGACAAGCACGCCCAGGGGCGCGACGACCACGACGACGAGGGTTTCTGA
- a CDS encoding helix-turn-helix domain-containing protein, whose product MSQELSSEAASPSLVPLAMPPSRSAAEVLPLLIGTPLSEIERELIVQTLARCNGNRTHAARLLGMPVRTLRNKIRIYTADGIAVPAYSA is encoded by the coding sequence ATGTCGCAAGAGTTGTCATCCGAAGCCGCAAGTCCGTCACTCGTGCCGCTTGCCATGCCACCGTCGCGCTCCGCGGCGGAGGTCCTGCCGCTGTTGATCGGCACGCCCTTGTCCGAGATCGAGCGCGAGCTGATCGTGCAGACCCTGGCGCGCTGCAACGGCAATCGTACCCACGCCGCAAGGCTGCTCGGCATGCCCGTGCGTACCTTGCGCAACAAGATCCGCATCTACACGGCCGACGGCATCGCGGTGCCGGCCTATTCGGCCTGA